tttacaAGCTGTATTTTGGTTGTCCTTTGGGAGTTCAAGATAAAACTTGGGCACCACATGTGGCTTGTTATAGTTGTTGCAGCTTATTACAAGATTGGATCAACAAACGAAggtcttcttttttatttgttataccGATGATTTGGAGGGAACCAAAAGATCATTACAATGACTGCTATTTTTGCGCTGTTAATACAGCTGGATTTTCGTCGAAAAATAAGCACCAAATCGTGTACCCGAATTTGGATTCGGCCATGAGGCCTGTTCCTCATGACAGCACCCTGCTCATTCAAGTACCACCAGCTGATGGATTAGACTCTATTAAAAACGAATGTGTTGTTGATGTTGAACATCAAGATGCAGCTGATGTTGATCCAGACTTGAATTTGATCCAGATATTGACAGCGAAGAGCCCAAAGTTTTCACACAAGGTGAACTGAATGATTTGGTTAGAGACTTGTCCCTTTCCAAGGAAAAACTTGAACTTTTGGCGTCAAGACTGAAAGAAAAGAATTTGTTAGCAGTTGGTGTCAAAGTATCCCACTTTTGAAAGCGCAACAACAATTTATCTAGGTTTTTCACCATTGATGGACCCTTGTGCTACTGCAATAATGTCAATGGTCTTTTCGAAAGTTTATCCCAAGTGTATTTGTCTCGTAATTGGCGCCTCTTCATTGATTTATCCAAGAGGAGTTTGAAGGTCGTGTTTTTGCACATTGGCGATCAGAAGCCATGTATTCCAATTGCTCATTCTGTACACTTGAATGAAATTcacgaaaatatgaaaatattactAGACGCTATTGATTACAAAACTCATCAGTAGAACATTTGTGGTGAGTTGAAAGTGATTGGTATGTTAATGGGTATGCAAACAGGGTTTACCAAGTTCTGCTGCTTTCTTTGTTTATGGGATAGTCGTGCTGTGAATGAACATTACGTAAAACGTGATTGGATGTTGAGAACTGAATACGAACCCTGTGTAAACAGCGTTCACCATATTCCGCTGGTTGATccagacaaaatatttttgccatCGCTTCACATCAAGCTTGGTTTGatgaaaaactttgtaaaagcATTAGGTAAAACTGAATCAGTGGGTTTTCAATACTTGGTTGAAAAATTTCCCAAAATTAGTGCAGCGAAACTCAAAGAAGGCGTTTTTGTTGGACCCCGAATTCGAAAGGTTTTGAAAGACCATGGATTTGAAGAGTCACTTACTTCTGACGAAAAAGAAGCGTGGAAAGCGTTGGTATGGGTTTGCAAGAACTTCTTGGGGAATCACAAATTGTGTGAATATGAAAATTGTATTCAAAAGCTACTCGATTCATTCCAAAAAGTGGGTTGTCGTATTTCATTGAAAATGCATTTTCTACATTCGCATTTGGCATTTTTTCCTGAAAATTTGGGCGCTGTGAGTGATGAACAAGGTGAACGATTCCACCAAGATATTCAAGTGATGGAAAAGCGTTACCAAGGATTCTGGAATGAAAGCATGTTAGCTGACTACTGTTGGATGCTTTATCGTGATGAACCAGAAAAAGTCTACCAAAGGTAGTCATATTCGCAGAGATTTTAAGTGATTTATATGCTTTAGTCAACAgtctttaaactattaaatgtgTATAAATGTTTACGAATAAACCTAGTCACAGAGACTTTGACTTATTTGTATAGAAACAAAAGTGGTGCTTGAAATATTGAATGTTTGTCAATGTTTATGTATAGGGATAAAGTACAGAATGTccgaaaaataaaattccaaatatCTCAAGAACTGAAACTGAAAGCAGATTTGAAATCAGCGCAAAAAACTGGTTTAGAAAAAGCTGCTTAGATTCATGGTGcattcaaaaagtatttttttgttgaccAGTGTAAATCaatacaaagttaaaaaaaaattatttaactaaatcaatacaaagttaaaaaaaaaattattatgtctagatttagttatagtttttttttactgagtATATGCATGTTTAGCTTATTTGAACGTTTACTTCATACCAGAATTGTTAACAAAGCCAAAAGTAGCAAGGACAATGCCACATCTTTCAAGCCCAAGACCAAGGCCAGAAGTCACATGGGCAAGGGCAAGCCAAAGTCAAAAGTTTTAAGGCCAAGGCCTAcacaaacattttcaagaccaaagacAATTTTTGCCTAACGTTAaggccaattattaacaaaattgttGGTAACAATTGCTGTGACAATAAACcacatgttgtaaaaataaaccaagGTTATGCGCAAAATTCTACAAAGTCAATAAGAAAACATActtgtagatatatatgaaagccgaaaacaaaaatacataaaaataaagaatgaaaacttttaactctttaattttatgtattttttttttgaaggccAAAATAATCAAAGCCAAGGCcaaaattttcaagaccaaagcCAAGGCCTTTATTTTCGGCCTTAAGGCAAGGCCAAGAACTAACAACTCTGCCTCATATACAGAATGGCCATGGTTTGAGTCCCACTACCATTtaattttcattctttttcttttatattccaTTGTTCATATATTTGCTTTATAACCATTTACCTTTTTATTTTCTGTAGATTAAAAATCTTTCTGTTGTATGATTTTAGAATAAGACGCATATTCATAGGATACACATCTCTTTATATTAGATTTCTTATATCATGTAAGCCGGTGCAACATGTTTCTAATTTCGCTGTTTTACCACTGAGTAAAACAAGGTAAAAAGTTCGAGTTGATACTGTTTGATTTAAAACCTCTTTGTCATCAACTTGGTGGTATTTAATTCGGCTGCGCAAATCCCCCGAAAATCATTAGATTTAtgtatatttcaatttttagttaaaattgtaattatatatgtatatgattatatattattattatattataattacatattatatatataaacgtattataaaaagttaaaataactttttataatacgttttaatgttgcttttttaatattatataaaataaatagttggTGACTTGTCATGAAAAGTAAGTTTCGTGACGATTAatcttgaaatttattttagaaaaaaaaagccagAAAGAAACCTCGTGATCGACCAATTGCTGGTACAGCCGATGAGGCCATACAAACAATGTTAGCagagaaaaaaatatcttcaaaaataaattacgaTGTCTTACGGGGACTTAAATCAGAAACTGTAGAGGAATGTCATCAGGTCAGTAAACCTGAACCGATTTCCGTTGGTGACAACTTCGATATTAAACCTCAGCTTCTTTCTGCTGTCGCCAACAGTGAGAAAAGACTTTTGTCAAAAGATATGCCTATTGTTTACGAAACTGGTTTACAAAGAAACAAAACTAGGTTATTATTTTTAGTCTATCGgcaatttttctaatatatatgcCTATTAGcaaatattccttttttttatattttattttgtatatttagcTTTACTTCAAGTTCTGAATCAATACACAGCGCAAGCAAACGgataaaggtaaaaaagtttttgtttttttaaggaaagtaaaactttcaacttttaaatcgatttttatggttttataaacgaataaatattttattaaaaaatgaatattaaatatatttttaataaatttaatgtgaATCAACAGAATGTTCATTGAAATTGTTAAATAGTAAAACCTCAAACTAATTAGCGCGTAGAGGCTGCAGGTTGCTTTCTTGGAATcgataatacaaaatatatttaaaacaaatttaagatTTTGTGGAAGGAAACAATTTCgtcgtattttaaaataaaaattgtaaatcaagtctacattatatatatatatatatatatatattttgtattggtTTTCTGTACACAAAAATTTAGCTTACTTTTAGGCTTGACATTTAAAAACACagttaaatgttcttttttatttatgtaagcgagcgtttgtttgatttaattaaagctttgtttattgaataaaatgttttactgttatatttatgttatatgtgttatctatacatatttattttcaatggttaacttgagtatatatataatataatattgttgCTGCTGAACTATTGTGATTTTCTGACATAAATAATcgcaaagttatttattttaatgctaCCGTCAGCTCTGTTCTTGTTAAAATAGTTACGTTAAATCTGTTCTTAATTCGTTGATAATTTGCTTTGTTAATACATTTACGTTGAATCTATTCTAAAATCTTCGATAACATgctttattatctttaatagTTGGAAGTGAAATCcgatgaaatagaaaaaaaagaaatgcttgAAGAGTTTGCTGGCGAAGAAGAAGACGACGAGCCAGAAGACCTTGTAACAGCTTCCTCGATTTTTGCTAAGGAAGTTGACGGTTAGTTAGTTACTTCGTATTTTGTTTTCACGGTTGttgtagatattttttatatttatatttttattttatttagactaTGATCACAATGCGTATGACGAAGACGCAGATGCATTTTACTGAAGTCGTCGTTTTAATGACGTTTTTAATGTAGAGTACGGTACACCTAATAATGACATTAGTGCTATTTTATTGACGTTTATAACTTAGAGTACTATATATTCTATGACGACAAATATTCCATTTTAATGACATAGAGCCGATTCGTTAGGTGCTATTTCAATGacgtttttttaatgaataactGATGGCGGAGATGCCAACTTGATAATATTTCGGACAACACGCTACTTTAGTAacgttttactttttaaagatgtttttattaaagtttatttaatttttgtatatttaaactCAGTATTAgctataagtaaatttttttattcggattatttatttaaatgacgTCATTGTAACCAAATacatataatttctttattaaaaaaatgatgtcatgaaatcttttaaatttaatatattttgtacatgtctttaaaataaagaaatttaaatatgctttctgcaaaatagtttaaatttttttttttttttaatttgtcagtAGGTAAAGTACAGCGTGCTTATAAAGGTCatttcaagaaaaagtttttgtttataacttttgCATAAATGAgctttatcttttataaatgataaaatgtgggcaaaaaaaaatttcttctactttctttttactttcaaatttcaaattttttttttatcaattttttattttatactttttttttcaaaaatactttcctaatattttgtttttattagtaaGGCGTtatgttttacaaataaatcaatctgtttattagaatttttgttCCTATTTTAGTCtgtgttaaaaaagaaatgtctAAACAAAAGAATTTAGCGGTAGATACAAACGACATAAGAAGTATCACAAGCATTGAACTTCGAAAGCCAACAAAAGAAGAGCTCAAATCATGCCGCGGTTGCAGAATATTTTGCCTTGTtgtattttttgctgttttactTGCTCTGTTGGGTctatcaatttatttaattgctaCACGTAGCTGCAGTAAAAAATCCGATTCATCTCGTTATCCGAACAATGTTACATACATTATTGACGTAAAATCGTACAATGATTCAAACAACGATGGCGTTGGGGATATTAAAGGGGTTAATTTAGATTATTTCCGTTCGTTAAATATTTCTACTTTAGTGTTAAACGATGTTGTTAATAATCGAGATTTTGGCGTAGATCAAATATTAGGGTCTGAGGatgactttaaaaagtttttccagGAAGCATACAATAAAAGTATGGCTGTTGTGCTATCTTTTAATCCTTGCACGGTGTCATTAGAAAGTCATTGGTTTAAACATTTCATTAATTCAACGGCTGACGAAAAAGAAAGTTGGTTTATAGTCAAAAAACCAGAGGAAATTACTGATTGGAGAAATAGAAATAATGACTCAGCATGGTACGaaatcaacaatattttttattattcatacttCGGACAAGATAGTCCAATGCTGAATTATCACAATGATAATGTAACAAAAGCTCTCTTAGAAAAGCTAACCGAATGGAAAAATTTAGGAGCGAGtggatttttgtttaaacatgtTTCTCGAATAACGGTTGACAATAAATTCCGTAACAATAGTTATACTGACATATTTGACAAAGGTAATAACGGTTTTTATATAGCATATACATCATCCATTTAAATACAAAGTTTCCATGTtgttactaaaataattatggCATGCATACCCGCGTAAGTCATTgttgcaacttttttgttttgttatttctttatttatatattttatagatcaAGATACATCactcaatgttttaaaaaacatatacaaacatGTAAACAAGGAAAAATTAGGGATGGTATGGTTGGCTTCTACTGCcgatttctttttgaaaaacacAACCGATCAAATAGCTGATCTTTTTGTTCCGGACATAATAGCGCAATTAGTGATTCCCGTCGATATTATAAGCTTGAGTCGTATGATTAAAGAAATGGTGACTGGTTTCAATAAATTTAGTATAGGATGGGTAAATAGTTTCCTGGATTACGAGAATCTTACTCATTCCAACCCTGAGTTAACTCGACTTAAAGTTCTGTTTTCATTAGTTTTGCCGAATAAAGTTTTGgtttataacaaagaaaaaaccCATC
The nucleotide sequence above comes from Hydra vulgaris chromosome 09, alternate assembly HydraT2T_AEP. Encoded proteins:
- the LOC101241549 gene encoding trehalose-6-phosphate hydrolase, with amino-acid sequence MSKQKNLAVDTNDIRSITSIELRKPTKEELKSCRGCRIFCLVVFFAVLLALLGLSIYLIATRSCSKKSDSSRYPNNVTYIIDVKSYNDSNNDGVGDIKGVNLDYFRSLNISTLVLNDVVNNRDFGVDQILGSEDDFKKFFQEAYNKSMAVVLSFNPCTVSLESHWFKHFINSTADEKESWFIVKKPEEITDWRNRNNDSAWYEINNIFYYSYFGQDSPMLNYHNDNVTKALLEKLTEWKNLGASGFLFKHVSRITVDNKFRNNSYTDIFDKDQDTSLNVLKNIYKHVNKEKLGMVWLASTADFFLKNTTDQIADLFVPDIIAQLVIPVDIISLSRMIKEMVTGFNKFSIGWVNSFLDYENLTHSNPELTRLKVLFSLVLPNKVLVYNKEKTHQLDDKILKLIELRTLRHEFQTLPTINCTSSSVTMEIMYKNKIRVVVNFGKVSSALSYHSTVLYSSSSSSNFSLSEKTKEPFVEPFNLLILDV